Proteins encoded within one genomic window of Ovis aries strain OAR_USU_Benz2616 breed Rambouillet chromosome 1, ARS-UI_Ramb_v3.0, whole genome shotgun sequence:
- the LOC105614484 gene encoding T-cell surface glycoprotein CD1b-2-like — protein sequence MLLLPLLLLVVILPGGDNKDMFQWPTSYHIIPIWTFANSSWAQNQGSGWLDDLQIQGWDSDLGVTIFLKSWSKGNFSDEEMTELQDPFRVYFIGSTRVVQDHVSEFQLEYPFVIQVIAGCELHSGEAIGSSLRGALGGLDFVRIQNDSCVPAPDSGSRGQKFCALMTQYQGTSNIIERLLSETCPRYLLGVLDAGKAELQKQAQPEAWLSSGPTPGPGCLLLVCHVSGFYPKPVWVMWMRGEQEQPGTQQGDIMSNADWTWYLRVTLDVAPGEVAGLSCQVRHSSLGEEDIILYWGHLAYIGLILVAIIVPSLILCIYLALWFWRRW from the exons ATGCTTCTTCTACCTCTTCTATTGCTAGTGGTTATCCTCCCAGGTGGTGACAATAAGGACA TGTTCCAGTGGCCAACCTCCTACCATATCATCCCTATTTGGACCTTTGCCAACAGCTCCTGGGCTCAAAACCAAGGCTCAGGCTGGTTGGATGATTTGCAAATTCAAGGCTGGGACTCTGACTTGGGCGTTACCATTTTCCTGAAGTCCTGGTCCAAGGGGAACTTTAGTGATGAGGAGATGACTGAGCTACAGGACCCATTCCGAGTCTACTTCATTGGATCCACTCGGGTTGTGCAGGACCATGTCAGTGAGTTCCAGTTGGAAT ACCCCTTTGTGATCCAGGTCATAGCAGGCTGTGAGCTGCATTCTGGGGAGGCCATAGGAAGCTCTTTGAGAGGAGCTTTAGGAGGATTGGATTTTGTGAGGATCCAGAATGATTCCTGTGTACCTGCACCAGACAGTGGCAGCAGGGGGCAGAAGTTTTGTGCACTCATGACTCAGTATCAAGGCACCTCCAATATCATTGAGAGGCTCCTCTCAGAAACCTGTCCTCGATATCTCCTGGGTGTCCTCGATGCAGGGAAAGCAGAACTGCAGAAGCAAG CGCAGCCTGAggcctggctgtccagtggcccCACTCCTGGGCCTGGCTGCCTACTGCTGGTGTGCCATGTCTCAGGATTCTACCCAAAACCTGTGTGGGTGATGTGGATGAGGGGCGAGCAGGAGCAGCCTGGCACTCAGCAAGGAGACATCATGTCCAATGCTGACTGGACTTGGTATCTCCGAGTAACCCTGGATGTGGCACCTGGGGAGGTGGCTGGCCTGAGTTGCCAAGTGAGGCACAGCAGTCTAGGAGAAGAGGACATCATCCTGTACTGGG GACACCTCGCATACATTGGCTTGATACTTGTGGCAATAATAGTGCCCTCCTTGATCCTTTGTATATACCTTGCATTATGGTTTTGGAGACGCTggtga